A stretch of Aspergillus nidulans FGSC A4 chromosome VI DNA encodes these proteins:
- a CDS encoding uncharacterized protein (transcript_id=CADANIAT00009513) produces MPAAASTSRANGRSSGSGNPKLLVVLKLPSSLLKDFVPIIDSKDKRRKSSGTAASNKRNESNADFLTKKEEVSPSPTSSGVEPPPASSVDNASDAASTPVPGTAADADANRKSLPGLKAGAKRSLNATSDNSLKPRGKPGPKKRPRLKADMAMISEDGTSENVRLSTHRLGPKANTGAINAGLRALDRSGTPCRRWERKPLQLKSFTGVQWQLPSWRAPRTQTQEPNGETKEGVLETGDSDSRANQSASGAPSEKSNSGDGDSTPAHPSMVDASSPAIAMAA; encoded by the exons ATGCCGGCTGCTGCCTCGACCTCCCGCGCCAACGGTCGCTCTAGTGGCTCTGGCAACCCAAAGTTGCTTGTCGTCCTCAAACTGCCTTCCAGTCTATTGAAGGACTTCGTGCCCATCATAGACAGCAAAGacaagagaaggaagagcagcggtACCGCTGCCAGCAACAAGAGGAACGAGTCGAACGCCGACTTCCTTACcaagaaggaagaagtttCCCCTTCGCCCACCTCATCCGGGGTAGAGCCTCCACCTGCATCCTCGGTGGACAACGCCTCTGACGCTGCTTCTACACCGGTGCCCGGCACTGCTGCCGATGCGGATGCGAATCGAAAGAGCCTTCCTGGCCTGAAAGCTGGTGCTAAAAGAAGCCTTAACGCGACCTCAGACAACTCTCTAAAGCCAAGAGGAAAACCTGGCCCTAAGAAGAGACCTAGGCT CAAGGCTGACATGGCTATGATTAGTGAGGATGGTACTTCTGAAAATGTCAGGCTAAGCACCCACCGACTTGGCCCCAAGGCCAACACTGGTGCAATTAACGCCGGCCTTCGTGCGCTCGACCGAAGTGGAACACCATGCCGCAGATGGGAACGCAAACCATTGCAGCTTAAGAGCTTCACCGGAGTACAATGGCAACTCCCTTCCTGGCGAGCTCCTCGCACCCAGACGCAGGAACCCAACGGAGAGACAAAAGAGGGCGTTCTCGAAACCGGTGACAGTGACAGCAGAGCCAACCAAAGTGCAAGCGGAGCCCCCAGTGAAAAAAGCAACTCAGGCGATGGCGATTCCACCCCGGCTCATCCCAGCATGGTCGATGCATCATCGCCTGCTATCGCTATGGCCGCGTAG
- a CDS encoding putative Ran-binding protein (RanBP10) (transcript_id=CADANIAT00009514), giving the protein MTDTPFSPSGGAPRAPLTTTYSAPSISSIPRRSSYASVLSGTAALSPQASTPFSQLNSTSSYPPPFHPEGRPSRHSAAVDAEMQTNSPWMLPPQDTLPPYSRKFASFPAYDPFFQNLSNFAETPSSFTPSYLRNSRYISRLEAARRAKPGSQRDAASVSSGQGNLPRIAPSYRGMTYDIIDREPVGDDDDHIMPLPSRWSDSDKYPGLELLNDGLEIRYNGPVNKQDHEAASVRADHPMPPQCGIYYFEITIHSKPKEGMIGIGFSNNKASVERLPGWEQESWAYHGDDGKSFFGENQGQGRQYGPTFGVNDTVGCGVNFSTGCAFFTKNGVFLGNAFKELRNLKVYPSVGVKKNPPVHISANFGQQPFMFDIDGMVKKQKDTIHAEISKTSIANIQPPLDETAFLQELVAQFLAHDGYVETARAFAEEVAAEAAALENGRQAQLKKYEVEEDIEAINRQKIRAAILEGDIDRALKYTNAYYANVLQQYPHIHFKLRCRKFLEMMRRCTELSSSAKKGKTTNGFSDSAVFDEEMELDEQMQDRDRWDADGMDMEETETATKSNELLTEAVQYGQQLRIDYPSDENGGDKKLLDDIFSLVAYPDPKRSVHGHYLDPAGRVAVAEELNSAILVSLGKSSAAALERLYQQTEVLVNEISEEGGAGAFINVRNDFLQ; this is encoded by the exons ATGACTGATACacctttttccccttccgGTGgagctcctcgagctcctcttACCACCACATATTCCGCACCGAGTATCTCTTCTATCCCCCGTCGCTCTTCTTACGCCTCTGTGCTTTCAGGAACCGCCGCCCTATCGCCACAGGCTAGCACTCCCTTCTCGCAGTTGAACTCCACTTCGTCCTATCCCCCGCCGTTCCACCCCGAAGGCCGCCCGTCGAGGCACTCGGCCGCCGTGGATGCAGAGATGCAGACGAATTCTCCCTGGATGTTACCTCCGCAGGACACGCTTCCTCCATACTCCCGGAAGTTCGCGAGCTTCCCGGCTTACGATCCcttcttccagaatctcagTAACTTCGCCGAGacaccttcctccttcacgCCTTCTTATCTCCGCAACTCCCGGTACATCTCTCGCCTCGAAGCTGCTCGTCGCGCCAAACCGGGATCTCAACGAGATGCTGCCTCCGTCTCGTCCGGCCAGGGCAATTTGCCCCGGATAGCGCCTTCATACCGCGGGATGACGTATGATATTATCGACAGGGAACCTgtcggcgacgacgatgaccaTATTATGCCGCTACCATCCCGATGGAGTGACTCGGACAAATACCCAGGACTAGAACTTCTGAATGATGGTTTGGAAATTCGGTACAATGGGCCGGTTAACAAGCAGGATCATGAAGCCGCCTCTGTCCGAGCGGATCACCCTATGCCACCGCAATGCGGGATATATTATTTCGAGATCACAATACATTCGAAACCTAAAGAGGG GATGATTGGAATAGGGTTTTCAAATAACAAAGCATCCGTCGAGCGGCTTCCCGGCTGGGAGCAGGAATCGTGGGCATACCatggcgacgacggcaaATCATTCTTCGGCGAAAACCAAGGGCAAGGTCGGCAATACGGCCCAACATTCGGAGTCAATGATACTGTGGGATGCGGGGTGAACTTTTCCACCGGATGTGCTTTCTTCACAAAAAATGGGGTCTTTCTAG GCAATGCCTTTAAGGAACTGCGAAATCTGAAAGTCTATCCGTCCGTGGGAGTGAAGAAGAACCCCCCGGTACATATATCCGCCAATTTCGGCCAACAGCCATTCATGTTTGATATTGATGGGATGGTCAAG AAACAAAAGGATACTATCCATGCTGAAATTAGCAAGACGAGCATAGCCAACATACAACCGCCGCTGGACGAGACggccttcctgcaggaaTTAGTTGCGCAATTCTTAGCTCATGATGGCTATGTAGAGACTGCCCGAGCGTTTGCAGAGGAAGTTGCCGCTGAGGCGGCAGCGCTAGAGAATGGCCGTCAGGCGCAGCTTAAAAAGTACGAGGTAGAGGAGGACATCGAGGCGATCAATCGGCAAA AAATTCGAGCCGCTATTCTCGAGGGCGATATCGATAGAGCCCTCAAATACACCAACGCCTACTATGCTAATGTGCTGCAACAGTATCCTCACATACACTTCAAGCTACGGTGCCGAAAGTTCCTGGAAATGATGCGGCGATGTACCGAGCTGTCGTCGTCTGCAAAAAAAGGCAAAACCACCAATGGTTTTTCCGACAGTGCCGTATTCgacgaagagatggagcTTGATGAGCAGATGCAAGACCGCGACCGATGGGACGCTGATGGAATGGATATGGAAGAGACAGAGACTGCCACTAAATCGAACGAGCTTTTAACTGAGGCCGTGCAGTATGGACAACAGCTTCGGATTGATTATCCTAGCGACGAAAACGGGGGCGATAAGAAATTGCTGGATGATATCTTCTCACTGGTGGCATATCCAGACCCGAAGCGATCGGTGCATGGCCACTACCTGGACCCAGCCGGACGTGTTGCCGTTGCAGAGGAACTCAACTCGGCGATTCTAG TGTCACTGGGCAAGTCCTCAGCAGCGGCCCTAGAGCGGCTGTACCAGCAAACGGAAGTATTGGTCAATGAGATTAGTGAAGAGGGAGGCGCTGGGGCGTTCATCAATGTACGAAATGACTTTTTACAATAG
- a CDS encoding uncharacterized protein (transcript_id=CADANIAT00009515): MESKPGTSHPEVYIPTHSSATSRADLHCCCGQKDCVFLQHNHDALEGLEKDLETAARLGQALLHRHESYMAEAEEDRRRLLANIETLEREKRQVEEENARIVEVNRNLLDELEGLNKALADSDSYAKTLALKLERNEAELRTLAASAARAADVEAQLAILEAEQSKLQDSLLTAQEDSKSAMDRWKKAECMIRDLNDQVDRMEKEASEERERHAEVVQRMERRRMVERELDGAAGRLKGAAAAQNLTRAGGSSVVSRFVKDILQDNANLQMGIVELREMLENSNQEVQELRDQILLHQPLAPPAEGDRPTTTLSQELEARESRRVSQEFHIHHHYHTPPVHKKEKGTLFRRSKKRRSLGNPPMHSSSDTQPSRKAKHRSQPSASSASTILSQTSVSIPPPASHRWSLQSPVPPDSMASSPQSAYRSSMSIFDRVDRGFDTSQPTSPDSATFTSPLRNGRFKGGGPSDAYRTLDGTDDRPMSDCEFNEFQLQSVIPEETEDTTSISRPESPAAGDDIFSTSTPYRRVRRATSHESLFSVAGMDIHTPSRRPSRMSDFRLGALPLRVQRRILSTDLASTPPTTSTITVTAGRDSTKASPFHQSPQSLLASVAGSQQVHDQEADSHMAQTSMDDSALTPTRILSIGSRVGGWVRGRWGTAPTSSARRGLRLLSETNETSASPEQSCACSTHSAEQQTPSSTPQPQKRPPLRFRHPGVNQKGPIMGLRPPPPPPISIHAERIDEGLLRESLAE; encoded by the exons ATGGAATCCAAGCCTGGTACGAGCCACCCAGAGGTGTACATTCCTACCCACTCCTCCGCAACCAGTCGGGCAGATCtccactgctgctgtggtCAGAAGGACTGCGTGTTCCTCCAGCATAACCACGACGCTCTTGAAGGATTGGAGAAGGATCTCGAGACAGCGGCGCGGCTAGGTCAG GCTCTACTCCACCGCCATGAGTCTTATATGGccgaggcggaagaagaccGCCGCCGGTTACTTGCTAACATTGAGACTCTAGAGCGCGAAAAGCGCcaggtcgaagaagagaatgctCGGATTGTTGAGGTGAACCGCAACCTCCTCGATGAATTAGAGGGCCTGAACAAGGCACTCGCTGACTCGGACTCTTACGCCAAAACGTTGGCTTTGAAACTCGAGAGAAACGAAGCGGAGCTACGCACATTGGCCGCTTCGGCTGCGCGTGCTGCTGATGTCGAGGCACAGCTGGCTATCTTGGAAGCCGAGCAGTCGAAGTTGCAGGACAGCCTGTTGACAGCTCAGGAAGACTCGAAGTCGGCGATGGACCGATGGAAGAAAGCGGAGTGTATGATTCGAGACCTGAACGATCAGGTTGATAGGATGGAAAAGGAAGCAAGTGAGGAGCGCGAACGGCATGCTGAGGTGGTTCAGCGCATGGAAAGGCGGCGTATGGTCGAGCGCGAGCTTGATGGGGCAGCTGGTCGACTGAAGGGAGCGGCGGCTGCTCAGAACCTCACTCGGGCCGGCGGATCAAGCGTGGTATCGCGCTTTGTGAAGGACATTCTACAGGATAATGCAAATCTGCAAATGGGAATCGTGGAGCTGCGGGAGATGCTCGAGAATTCCAACCAGGAGGTTCAGGAACTGCGTGATCAGATTTTGTTGCACCAACCTCTCGCGCCGCCAGCTGAAGGCGACCGACCGACAACAACGTTGAGCCAGGAACTGGAGGCCAGAGAGTCGCGTAGAGTGTCGCAAGAGTTTCACATCCACCACCATTACCACACTCCACCAGTTCacaaaaaggagaaaggcaCGCTTTTTCGTCGCTCCAAGAAGCGCCGTTCCTTGGGCAACCCGCCTATGCATTCTAGTTCGGATACGCAGCCCTCTCGCAAAGCCAAGCATCGATCCCAGCCTTCTGCATCCTCTGCTTCAACGATTCTATCACAGACATCTGTTTCAATCCCTCCACCTGCGTCGCATCGGTGGTCCTTACAGTCTCCTGTGCCGCCTGATTCCATGGCCAGTTCTCCTCAGTCAGCTTATCGCTCATCTATGTCTATCTTTGATCGTGTGGACCGTGGATTCGATACGTCACAGCCTACCAGCCCTGACAGTGCGACCTTTACATCGCCATTGAGGAATGGCCGGTTCAAGGGTGGCGGACCCTCAGACGCATACCGCACGCTGGATGGAACCGATGACAGACCAATGAGTGATTGTGAATTTAACGAGTTTCAATTGCAATCGGTGATCCCTGAGGAAACAGAAGACACAACATCCATCTCTCGACCGGAGTCCCCAGCAGCCGGTGATGATATCTTTTCCACTTCCACGCCGTACCGAAGGGTGCGTCGAGCCACTTCGCACGAGAGTTTATTCTCGGTTGCAGGCATGGACATCCACACACCCAGCCGTCGTCCATCACGAATGAGTGACTTCAGGCTCGGTGCTCTGCCGCTACGAGTACAGCGCCGGATCTTGTCAACTGACCTCGCCTCTACACCACCTACAACCTCTACCATCACTGTCACTGCGGGAAGGGATTCCACCAAAGCCTCTCCCTTTCACCAATCGCCCCAGTCTCTCCTTGCTTCTGTAGCTGGCTCCCAACAAGTTCATGACCAAGAAGCCGACAGCCACATGGCTCAGACATCGATGGACGATTCCGCCCTTACGCCAACGCGGATTCTCTCCATCGGCAGCCGCGTCGGCGGCTGGGTCCGCGGCCGCTGGGGTACAGCCCCGACATCTTCTGCCCGTCGCGGCCTCAGACTACTCTCGGAAACGAATGAAACATCTGCAAGTCCAGAGCAGTCTTGCGCTTGCTCGACACACTCCGCAGAGCAGCAAactccttcctcaaccccTCAGCCACAGAAACGACCGCCACTCCGGTTCCGTCATCCGGGTGTTAACCAAAAGGGTCCGATTATGGGTCTCCgtcctccacctcccccgCCTATCTCTATACATGCTGAGCGGATCGATGAAGGGTTGTTGAGGGAAAGTTTAGCTGAATAG
- a CDS encoding protein-lysine N-methyltransferase (transcript_id=CADANIAT00009516): protein MDRIALLTAQYFQQVDPPSLSLPDGPALVSSTIQTAIYEKMFNEDTAWPLPPASYQTRVLKTIIAQIEKSISNTEEDEIIDSLMEKWTSLLSTPKPSALQQAQKLTYIKYSAPVSLIPVSESSSECDGTIDPRTIITSENRSLILSGGTTGFRTWEAALHLGTFLSTTRAGKSLVANKRVLELGAGTGFLSFLCAKHLGAESVIVTDREPALIEQIDDCIDKNGLERTQIQAGIWEWGMPLQVPSLLEKNDRAGFDIALGADLIYDSDIVTLLVFTIKDLFDNYSLKEFIIAATVRNEDTFRTFLDACESPLWLVRLFGISSISWRQDKAQRARMRLDAFTSSGYGYNRDRN, encoded by the exons ATGGACAGAATAGCGCTCCTGACAGCGCAGTACTTTCAACAAGTCGatcctccctctctctctcttcccgATGGCCCCGCCCTCGTTTCTTCCACCATACAAACCGCCATCTATGAGAAAATGTTCAATGAGGACACAGCATggcctctccctccagcTTCCTACCAAACACGCGTCTTGAAGACGATTATCGCACAAATTGAAAAATCAATTTCCAACACTGAGGAGGAT GAAATTATCGACAGTCTCATGGAGAAATGGACCTCTTTACTCTCAACACCAAAACCTTCTGCTCTCCAACAAGCGCAGAAGCTCACCTACATCAAATACAGCGCTCCCGTCTCCTTAATACCTGTTTCAGAGAGCTCATCCGAATGTGATGGAACCATAGACCCAAGAACAATTATAACCTCTGAAAACCGCTCCCTTATTCTCTCCGGCGGGACCACTGGTTTCCGCACCTGGGAAGCGGCTCTACACCTAGGCACATTCCTCTCAACGACTAGGGCTGGCAAATCCCTGGTAGCAAACAAACGCGTTCTCGAACTTGGTGCCGGCACCGGGTTTCTATCCTTTCTTTGCGCGAAACATCTTGGTGCGGAGAGCGTCATTGTTACGGATCGGGAGCCCGCCCTTATCGAACAAATCGATGATTGTATTGACAAAAATGGGTTGGAGAGAACGCAAATCCAGGCGGGAATCTGGGAATGGGGAATGCCACTTCAGGTCCCTTCACTCTTAGAGAAAAATGATCGTGCAGGGTTTGATATTGCCCTCGGAGCGGACCTG ATCTACGACTCGGATATCGTGACCCTTCTCGTCTTTACAATCAAAGATCTCTTCGACAACTACTCCCTGAAGGAGTTTATCATTGCTGCCACAGTCCGTAACGAGGATACATTTCGCACATTCTTAGATGCCTGCG AGTCGCCGCTTTGGTTGGTTAGACTCTTTGGTATTTCTAGCATATCGTGGAG GCAAGACAAGGCTCAGCGAGCAAGAATGCGACTTGACGCTTTCACGTCTAGTGGATATGGATATAACCGGGATAGGAACTAA
- a CDS encoding 40S ribosomal protein eS24 (transcript_id=CADANIAT00009517), translating into MADAPVTLRTRKFIRNPLLARKQMVVDVLHPNRANVSKDELREKLADLYKSNKDQVSVFGFRTQYGGGKSTGFALIYDSTEALKKFEPRYRLIRIGAAEKIEKPSRQQRKQRKNRSKKFRGVAKVKGPKKSKD; encoded by the exons atGGCCGACGCTCCCGTTACCCTGCGGACTCGCAAGTTCATCCGCAACCCTCTGCTTGCCCGCAAGCAGATGGTCGT GGACGTCCTGCACCCCAACCGCGCCAACGTCTCCAAGGATGAGCTCCGTGAGAAGCTCGCCGACCTGTACAAGTCCAACAAGGACCAGGTTtccgtcttcggcttccGCACACAATACGGTGGTGGCAAGAGCACTGGCTTTGCTCTCATCTACGACTCCActgaggctctgaagaagtTCGAGCCTCGCTACCGTCTTATCCGCATCGGTGCTGCCGAGAAGATTGAGAAGCCCAGCAGACAGCAGC GCAAGCAAAGGAAGAACCGCTCCAAGAAGTTCCGCGGTGTCGCCAAGGTCAAGGGCCccaagaagagcaaggacTAA
- a CDS encoding uncharacterized protein (transcript_id=CADANIAT00009518), with protein sequence MFPSSLMDEVMAQTFYPADDEVSFDAHSKRDALSMSQPLQSDSQQDIVDRNLGCINIGSEIEAKTRGATRRRIPVAAKVPPGPGWPYPASDMASRIYVPSATPSKMGGFPINHSNHRVSSSSRASDYGVTPDTQNPYGRQPFGIDPTINYDEESSSPYNVQTSSAYILPNSPQVFMPDYCQLGWNSKNWAAVLPGSRAPTETMFSENDAENSLNHAYSYMNPGQGQTNGASSLGITHGSLASSAQGTERMLPNPTSRSMHSGSNSGPITTTDGLPSVHTYKSGHRWASKCEPRTPITPGLNMPFNSGTVDRAKLIPTSGNDMSFGFLPVAPGSATSPLSPSSGSFAGLEITPCATEAGDEFRENADSRYRAFSRDSRRLVSHTDYRPDTYGYTRPAYRNRSEADDPGSESTLINGLPYTRSTHSVSLPQTDEKSVLHTIAAHPNYAGLCSQ encoded by the exons ATGTTTCCCTCATCACTGATGGATGAAGTCATGGCCCAAACATTCTACCCTGCTGATGACGAGGTCAGCTTCGATGCACACTCGAAGCGGGATGCTCTGTCAATGTCCCAACCCCTCCAAAGTGACAGTCAACAAGATATCGTGGACAGGAACTTAGGCTGTATCAACATTGGGAGCGAGATTGAGGCGAAGACGCGGGGCGCCACAAGACGACGGATACCAGTCGCA GCAAAGGTTCCCCCAGGACCTGGGTGGCCCTATCCTGCAAGTGATATGGCCTCACGGATATACGTGCCTTCCGCAACCCCTTCTAAAATGGGCGGATTCCCTATAAATCATTCCAATCATCGtgtctcctcatcatcaagggCTTCAGACTACGGAGTGACCCCAGACACTCAGAATCCCTACGGTCGACAGCCCTTTGGCATTGACCCTACCATCAATTATGATGAGGAGTCCTCAAGCCCGTACAATGTTCAGACATCTTCCGCCTATATTCTGCCAAACTCTCCTCAGGTATTTATGCCAGATTATTGCCAGCTGGGATGGAATTCCAAAAACTGGGCCGCAGTTTTGCCCGGGAGTCGAGCTCCCACCGAAACAATGTTCTCAGAGAATGATGCAGAGAATTCCCTAAACCATGCCTATTCTTATATGAACCCCGGACAGGGGCAAACGAATGGAGCTTCTAGCTTGGGGATCACCCACGGTTCGCTGGCATCTTCAGCCCAGGGGACAGAGCGAATGCTTCCCAACCCCACCAGCCGGAGCATGCATTCAGGGAGCAACAGTGGTCCCATCACAACCACTGACGGGCTACCGTCCGTCCATACCTATAAGTCTGGCCACCGTTGGGCTTCCAAATGCGAACCTCGCACGCCCATCACACCAGGCTTGAATATGCCCTTCAACAGCGGGACAGTGGATCGAGCAAAATTGATTCCAACAAGCGGAAACGATATGTCGTTCGGGTTTCTACCAGTCGCGCCAGGCAGTGCAACCTCACCCTTGTCACCTTCGTCCGGATCTTTTGCCGGCCTAGAAATTACACCATGCGCCACCGAGGCAGGCGATGAATTCCGTGAAAATGCGGATTCTCGATACAGAGCGTTTTCACGCGACAGTAGGCGGTTGGTGTCACACACGGACTACCGACCAGATACCTACGGGTACACCAGGCCAGCCTACAGAAACCGATCAGAGGCGGACGACCCAGGCTCTGAGAGCACACTGATTAACGGACTACCGTATACGCGGTCGACGCACTCAGTTAGTCTTCCTCAAACTGATGAGAAATCGGTTTTACACACAATCGCCGCGCATCCAAACTACGCCGGTCTCTGCTCCCAGTAA
- a CDS encoding protein cyp8 (transcript_id=CADANIAT00009519) has product MSVLLETSLGDIVIDLLVDESPKACENFLKLCKVKYYNFSPFYSVQKNFSFQTGDPIGPDSPDSNGGSSIWGLLEGPSKQAVPLALPPKLKHDEKGTVSMAAVPSPHDPDLRLVTSQFIVTLGDNLDYLDGKAVIFGKVVEGFDVLEKVNEAFIDDRGRPLKDIRIRHTVILDDPFDDPPGLVEPPESPLPTKAQLATVRIADDEDLGDDMDEASMEKLRREREARAQALTLEMVGDLPFAEVKPPENVLFVCKLNPVTQDEDLELIFSRFGKILSCEVIRDKRTGDSLQYAFIEFESQKDCEQAYFKMQGVLIDDHRIHVDFSQSVSKLSESWRDATVKKRSAQRGGFGGVAGLEKKRQYRASENARERANYNMVFDKNDNRRSAPRERSYSRSPQRNNYRDRRDSRSPRRDSYRSRYGDRSNSRSPPLRDRDRIRTDYYDNDRRRGYRDDDRYRDRRRR; this is encoded by the exons ATGAGCGTCCTACTCGAAACGTCTTTGGGTGACATTGTCATCGACCTCTTGGTCGACGAGTCGCCTAAAGCATGTGAGAA CTTCCTGAAGCTCTGCAAGGTCAAATATTACAATTTCTCGCCCTTCTACAGCGTCCAGAAAAACTTCTCTTTTCAGACCGGCGATCCGATCGGGCCCGATTCTCCAGATAGCAATGGCGGTTCATCTATATGGGGTTTGCTCGAAGGACCCTCAAAACAAGCCGTTCCCCTTGCTCTCCCTCCGAAGTTGAAACACGACGAAAAGGGAACCGTGAGCATGGCGGCTGTGCCCTCTCCACATGATCCGGATCTTCGTCTTGTCACAAGCCAGTTCATTGTTACGCTGGGCGATAATCTCGATTATTTGGATGGCAAGGCAGTCATCTTCGGTAAGGTGGTGGAGGGCTTTGATGTGCTTGAAAAAGTCAACGAGGCTTTCATAGATGATCGAGGCCGGCCGCTGAAAGACATTCGCATCCGTCATACAGTCATACTCGATGATCCATTTGACGACCCGCCAGGCTTGGTGGAACCACCGGAGAGCCCCCTGCCAACAAAGGCGCAGTTGGCGACTGTAAGGAtcgccgatgatgaggatcTCGGGGATGACATGGATGAAGCATCTATGGAAAAACTTCGGCGGGAACGCGAGGCACGGGCGCAAGCTCTGACCTTGGAGATGGTCGGTGACCTCCCCTTTGCTGAGGTCAAGCCGCCGGAGAATGTCCTGTTTGTTTGCAAACTAAACCCTGTGACCCAAG ATGAGGATTTAGAGCTTATCTTTAGTCGCTTTGGAAAGATCTTATCCTGCGAAGTTATCAGAGATAAGCGAACGGGCGACAGTTTGCAGTACGCTTTTATAGAGTTTGAGAGCCAGAAGGATTGTGAACAGGCATATTTCAAGATGCAGGGAGTCTTGATAGATGACCACCGAATCCATGTGGACTTTTCTCAGAGT GTATCAAAACTGTCAGAAAGCTGGCGTGATGCTACTGTGAAGAAACGGAGCGCGCAAAGAGGTGGTTTCGGCGGTGTTGCTGGCCTTGAGAAGAAGCGTCAGTACAGGGCAAGCGAAAATGCTCGTGAACGCGCCAACTACAACATGGTGTTCGACAAAAATGACAACAGGCGGTCTGCGCCTCGTGAACGATCATACAGTCGAAGTCCCCAAAGAAACAACTACCGGGATAGAAGAGATAGTCGAAGTCCACGGCGAGATTCTTACCGAAGCCGATATGGTGATAGGTCCAATAGTCGAAGTCCACCACTGCGAGATCGTGACAGGATCAGGACCGACTACTATGACAATGATCGACGGCGTGGCTACCGTGACGATGACAGATATAGAGACCGCCGACGTCGGTAG